The nucleotide window TTTCGGATGCGACACTTCAGATACACACCTTATGATAGACTGTTTACGTGATATTGAAGCCATGGATCTACTTTATAATGTAAGCAAATAAAGACTGACCATGGTCTAGACAGCATTCCATGGGGTTTATTTGTGAACTCTTCCGCGAAATGTATAAGTCGAGATTATTACAGTTATTTCAAAGGGTCATGACAAAGTTTCGTCCATTGGTATGCTTACATAGTGCAGTTGCATAAATGTGATGTGGTCGCGTTCATGTCGCATGCCGTCTATACAAAGAGCTTAATTAGCCGAATATGACATAAGCTATAAAGAAATATACTTATTGACTTTTTGTCTCATTTGTAAAACGATTCTACGAGATCACTAAAAAAACTTCTAAATGGTATCACGGCTTTATTTTCATTACTCTTCAGTCCTATTttactaaacaaattaatctaGCACCTTTCGTAACCAAGAGGAAATTGGCATCTAGCCCTTGTGACGCCTTCGGTTCCTCGGACCCAGCGGTGTACCGGTTTTGAGCCGGTATTCTGGTATATGTCACAACAAATATTCCTCATAATATCATTCCATAAGGTGCGATGACACCAGCTATAACGATATATACTGGCAAAAATGTTTCCAAGATGATCACTTGTAATGTTTCAGTCACGACTTAATTTGactttattctttctttttcaaagaGTCCTTACCGTATTGTTCCAAATGTAGATGGTTACTTTTTGGAAGATTCCCCAGAGAATCTTATTCTTAAAGGAGAATTCAAACATTGTCCGATAATAGTCGGCTTCAACGAAGACGAAGGAACACTCACCGCGTCTTTGTACATTGAAAACTCTGAAACCGCTAAAGATCCGCCACAtgtacaaaaagaaaagttcgATGAGGTAATCAATtacgtaatatatttatttgttttcacatTCCATCAAACTGTATGTAAAAGGAATACTTGGATAgccaaatatataatattctacAACGCTACACGGAGACATGTATTTGACAGTAAAACGATTAAGTATACCAAGTGCGCAATCCATCGGGTTTCATGAGATTTGATTCCCAAACTGTGACTGTATGATTCTTGACCGCTTATGAAACCATTACTCACAGAGGCGCATAGTCCCATGCCCAAGTATACAACCTGCCGGAAGTGCATGTTACATACGATTAAATAGGAATTTTCGAAACACTTCTTGAACCTTTAAACGCCTTAGTCCtcgtgacctttgacatttcacGTTATTGAATACTAACTGAACGATCAAAGTCATATCTTCCTACATGGGTATGTCAACTTCAGTCATTTTGGCGTGTGGCTATTAGCCAAAAGGATGGCATGCTTAGATTTATGACCTTTGGCCTCTGACCTTTCATCGGACACAAtcatatgttaaagaggaaacGTATGCCACAAAGTTTGAGGATAGAAGAGGTGTTCCGAAGATAATCAGTTAATCTCTCAAATCAGGCCAAgtttgaccttcgacctccatcGTCTATGCGACCTTTCAAGTGGTATGGTAATTAATACGATTTTAAATTCTGTAAATTAATGGCAACACTGCAACTTTTTTAACACAACTGGTAAGGGTGTCTTTCAGTCTTAGATTTTTTGATAATTCGGAGAGTTCCACTAGCATTAACCCAAACAATCATCATGTAATTAGTAATAGAGATGAGACTAGAGAATGAAAATCTCTGATTCTGgtatatatttgattatttACATAGATGGTCCTCTCACTCTTACAAGGGACGGGTAAATTTGTCAATGGTCTAATTGAAGACTCGGTGAAGCAGGAATACGTAGACTGGTCTCACGCAGACAATGACTCGGCCGATTATCTCGATACATTTGTAAGAATCAGGAGTGACCAGAGGTACAGCTGTGGGGCAATTGAGGTCTCCAAAGCTCATGCAAGACTTCAGATACCGGCTTACCTGTACAAGATGACACAAATACCCTCAAAGTAAgtggaaatattaaaattgatatttttatataatttcttCCTTCCAAATTTTGAACTGAATGTTGATTATactttatacatatatagacgAGGGGTGTACCTCAGCAACCCGATAATTATGCTACAGTCGTCCCTTGTTGAACCCAAGAATAAACTTTTCATGTGAGTCATAAAGGTGTCATGATATGCATTTATACACATTAAAACTTGACGGGCATTTGACTAATATGTAAACTATATGTTCTTCCTTGTAAAAGTAATTACATAGTTCACCGGATAACTCACATGTTGCTCTTTGAATTATGCCGTTTTCCCCCGATGCTCTTCAATGGCATGACATTTACAGATGTCTCAACCGTTTTAATGCAGAATTCATATATTTCACCTACCGTAAAAAGACATAACATCGTCCAGAAGAGACCAAATATAACATGGCATTTCCATAAGGTGAATGAGAGGTGTCTGTTCTGATACTTTTCCACAACCTGAACTCTTACTTCACAATTTTAACAGAATACTACGTAATTACCAAAATGAACACGTGGTCGTGATATATCAGTATCAGCCGTTTACAAAAAGTTGGCATCTGCCTTACGCGTATTATGAATTGTAAGACATTTCGTCAACCTCCTAAAATTGATTAGTTATATTGTTATCGCTGATTTTATTAGTAGCTTTAACTTCAATAACTTCCCAATAGGAATATTAATTGgtatatttcattcttttcatCTCTTTATGATTACTCTTGCTACGTACGATCCTTGCTTGCTGTCGGTTTATCATAACAGTTCTGTGTTTGAGTATTACGGTGTTGGTCCTGGATGGTTTCGTGCAGGCCACGTCGAAGATGTTCAGTATGTCTATGGGACTGGATTCATCACTGAATTACTGGAGAGTCAACCAGCGACTCTTGAAGACAAGCAATTGTCGGTTGAAGTGATGACGTTTTGGACAAACTTTGCTACCAGTGGGTACGTACTTAAAACGGCAGTTAATTTATTATCACGTTTTATGAACGATTTGTGGAATTGTTTCTTGATTTTTGTCATCTAGAGCAAATACTAACTCCTCACATTTCACGTTTAAGGGATCCAAGCCGCAAGAATTTATCGGATACCATTGGTGATGAGAAGTGGGAGTGGCCGAAATATGAACTTTCAGGACAGGGGTACAAGGTCCTAGGACCAGGGTTACCAATTGGAAGAGCCCCCAGGTCTGATGAATGCCAACTTTGGACATCAGTTATACCCGACCTTCAAATGCTAATGAGTAAGACTGCATTTTTCTAATTTATTGTGTCCTCACATTTACAGGCGACTAAAATTTGTCCCAAATTATGCTTCTTTTTTAATGGAAAGTGGTATCGAAAAggggttcccccccccctccctaccaCTCCATGCTATTAATTTAATAAGCAGGGTGAATAATTTAAGGTTGTACATTATTTCTTaccgaaatttgaaaactaCTGTGAgcttcttcatttatttttcaattgTGGTTCTAATGAGAATTACATTTTCCAGTGTTGAGTTCAGTCTGATATATATGAAGATGTTACTTGAAAAGTTAGCTTTTGTGTAGAGAGTATATTACTCAACGTAGCATTAGAATTACATGAATGTGACGGCACTTCTTCCGTGTGTAGACCTCACTTCCTTCCATTTTTATTGGTCACAAAGGGTGCATTGTCTCAGCGGCCAATAATATAAAATCGACTATCAATGACTTTTCTCTTCTGATTCCAGTGTCAATGGAAGACGTTGAGAGAGAATGGAGAGAGGAATTTTCCGATTGGAAGGATAACTTGGACGATTGGCGAAACGGTTTCAGACTATCACAGGATAACACGTGTTAAAGACAGAAACAGTTAGAGCATGCTGTGACACTCACACCAAAACACCTTTACCATTATACACACGATTAGAATTGAGAAGAAATGCAGAGTGGTATAGACTTACACGCCACATAACTACGAGGTcatagtttgttattcatattcatagctctgataatgatgatgatgatgatgatgatgatgatgatgatgatgatgatgatgatgatgatgatgatgatgatgatgatgacgatgacgatgacgatgacgatgacgatgacgatgacgatgacgatgatggcgACGACGCATACGGCAATGGCGATGACGAGGATTTTACTAAGGCATAAAAATCCACATTTGATCAAAGTTTGTTTACTATGGTGTATTATGCTATAGTGCTATAATTGAGCGATTTATAATGACCTTCAAAGTTGTGTTTTATGAAGCATCTCTGGAAATGCTCAATTTTCTAACTGGCATCATAATTAACTTTACTCTATTTTTTTGCTTTGTCAGTATGGTTCTGCTCTAATAACCACGAGAGCTAACGAATGGTGTTTCTGTTTTCTAAAGCGTAATTAGAACATAACATATATGCCGAATGCAGGCAGAGAACCAATGAATACATTAAGAAATTACAAAGACGAATTGCTttctttaaaatgataaaaggaCACAAACCTCAAAGCAAAAAATTATAGCAGCAGCAATTCAACCGCAACGGCAAATTTGTCGCTTAAGAATATAATCAGACATACCTTCCAACAGTTGATATTATGACCATAGTCACacaatttaattaataattaaggCAATTTAGATATTCTTATAATAATCTAAAACATATATAccctttatgaatattttacggaaaattaataaacaattcACGAAAACTTCAATGTCACATGTGTCACAGTCTGTTGATTGCTTGTTGTTTTGTGGTTCTTCCACCCGTGTTACAGGGGGCGCTCTCCGGCCGACTGCGCATGTCCGTGGGAGACAACGTGTATTTGCATGGCCGAATTCCTGCACCTCGGGTGCCTTTTGTGTTTGTTCATGCCTGGAGAGTGTCCCCTTGTTGTTAGTCTAATTCGGTGTACGACCCTTACTATAGAGGGACATTCTTTACTTTGTTGGATTTTGGCGTGAGATTGAGTTGGGAGTGGAGAAGGGAGTtaagaggaaaaacggaaagaGAGAGGAGGAATAAACCTGGTCACCAATTATTACTTAATACTTGTTACTGTTATTACTTTATTACGGTACCGGACCCCGTCACAAATGGTGGAAGTGCAGGGCACTGATACGTTGCAAAAATTCAGCAGTTATGTCTTATAATTTGCGATCAAGAGCCAAATCTTTTGACAATTTAACAACCGCCGTCGAACTTGAGAAAGGTGTCGTAAAATCACCTGATTCGCCCATAAGCAGGAGAGCCGCTGTTAATTCTAAAATGGCGTCAAATTTGCGCCCTGACTCCTTTCATGGTAAGCAAAGTGAAGATCCGTATCTATGGCTCAATAAATTTAAGTCATGGACATTGCTGTCGCAACTCCCTCGAGAGCAAATTGCCGAAGCAATGAATATGTTGCTCGTAGGGAGTGCTAACATCTGGCTAAACTCCTTATCACCTTTAACGAAACAAGATCCTGATTTACTCTACGCATCatttgaaagtcatttcagCTCCATTTATCCAAAATGGCTGCAAGAATACCAGCTATGGGACAGGAAGATGGAACACGGAGAATCGCTGGATTCATTTATTTTGGACGTCGAACGCCGATGCAGTAGG belongs to Apostichopus japonicus isolate 1M-3 chromosome 4, ASM3797524v1, whole genome shotgun sequence and includes:
- the LOC139966447 gene encoding cholinesterase-like, whose amino-acid sequence is MSINYCLSIFLVICSFSLVNSKPYVTITQGRLFGETVDFVDNEVSNIVTKVDVFKGIPFAEPPIRFSPPLSKSGWEGDWNATYFRPACIQGPDGFKFWFKPEMDEDCLYLNVFAPHPKPKNAPVMVYMHGGSYSVGSAIEEAYSGIPLAAIGDVIIVTTNYRLGVFGFFSTGDSASPGNYGLLDQAEALKWVHQNIEEFGGDKNSVTIFGESAGARAVHLHMFSKISAPYFHRAIMQSGVAEVRYDPAGEQKDALYVGSRFGCDTSDTHLMIDCLRDIEAMDLLYNSPYRIVPNVDGYFLEDSPENLILKGEFKHCPIIVGFNEDEGTLTASLYIENSETAKDPPHVQKEKFDEMVLSLLQGTGKFVNGLIEDSVKQEYVDWSHADNDSADYLDTFVRIRSDQRYSCGAIEVSKAHARLQIPAYLYKMTQIPSNSVFEYYGVGPGWFRAGHVEDVQYVYGTGFITELLESQPATLEDKQLSVEVMTFWTNFATSGDPSRKNLSDTIGDEKWEWPKYELSGQGYKVLGPGLPIGRAPRSDECQLWTSVIPDLQMLMMSMEDVEREWREEFSDWKDNLDDWRNGFRLSQDNTC